One stretch of Trueperaceae bacterium DNA includes these proteins:
- a CDS encoding glycosyltransferase family 2 protein, whose translation MSPVELAEAAVLLYFCLVCLGYGISLPVAARHLSRTVFDDNAARYNDLLRHSHHRPISILVPAYNEEATIVSSVSNFLSLHYPTFEVIVIDDGSSDGTLGELQRAFQLTPVEPQPLRLVPHHELLGAYRSELHPKLLVLSKRNGGKADALNAGINQSQYPLFCSVDADSLLDAGALLGASFRFIDDPRLIALGGTIRVLNNCRVVSGAVEAVRAPRSWLERIQVIEYTRAFLTGRATLSSLGMLVIISGAFGLFRRQAVVEAGGYRRDTVGEDAELVLRLHRRMREQRRRYRIEYHANPICWTQVPNSWRSLRRQRDRWHRGLLETLWIHRAMTFNPRYGPVGLFALPYFWFFEALSPLIEVGGYVLAAILLVRGSLSPEFAAGLLIVAVCYGMLVGLGSLGLEVFMRDRYSRTGDRVRLLAACLAENLGYRQWISAVRASSMVTVFLKRGSWGAQHRTSLESSPGPG comes from the coding sequence ATGAGCCCCGTCGAACTGGCCGAGGCTGCTGTACTGCTCTACTTCTGCCTGGTCTGTCTGGGTTACGGGATCAGCCTTCCCGTGGCTGCCCGCCACCTGTCGCGGACCGTGTTCGACGACAACGCCGCCCGCTACAACGACCTCCTGCGTCACAGCCACCACCGGCCCATAAGCATCCTGGTACCGGCCTACAACGAAGAAGCCACCATCGTCAGCAGCGTGTCCAACTTCCTGAGCCTCCACTATCCCACCTTCGAAGTCATCGTCATCGACGACGGCAGTAGCGACGGCACCCTCGGCGAGCTCCAGCGGGCCTTCCAGCTGACCCCGGTGGAGCCCCAGCCACTGCGACTGGTGCCGCATCACGAGCTTCTAGGCGCCTACCGCAGCGAGCTCCATCCCAAGCTGCTCGTACTCTCGAAGCGCAACGGAGGGAAGGCCGATGCCCTCAACGCCGGAATAAACCAGAGCCAGTACCCGCTCTTCTGCTCGGTCGACGCCGATAGCCTGCTCGATGCCGGAGCCCTGCTCGGGGCCAGCTTCCGCTTCATCGACGATCCCCGGCTCATCGCCCTGGGTGGAACGATCAGGGTACTCAACAACTGCCGGGTAGTGAGTGGTGCGGTCGAGGCGGTCCGAGCGCCACGAAGCTGGCTCGAGCGCATCCAGGTGATCGAGTACACTCGGGCCTTCCTCACCGGCCGCGCGACCCTGAGTTCGCTCGGGATGCTGGTGATCATCAGCGGCGCCTTCGGGCTGTTCCGGCGCCAGGCGGTGGTCGAGGCGGGCGGCTATCGCCGTGACACGGTAGGCGAGGACGCCGAGTTGGTTCTGCGGCTCCACCGGCGGATGCGAGAGCAGAGGCGCCGCTACCGCATCGAGTACCACGCCAACCCGATCTGCTGGACACAGGTGCCGAACAGCTGGCGCAGCCTGCGCCGCCAGCGCGACCGCTGGCACCGGGGCCTGCTGGAAACCTTGTGGATCCATCGGGCGATGACGTTCAACCCGAGGTACGGGCCGGTCGGACTGTTCGCGTTGCCGTACTTCTGGTTCTTCGAGGCACTCAGCCCGCTGATCGAGGTCGGTGGATACGTTCTCGCTGCGATTCTTCTCGTTCGTGGCAGCCTCTCACCGGAGTTCGCCGCCGGACTCCTCATCGTCGCAGTTTGCTACGGCATGCTCGTGGGGCTCGGGAGCCTGGGGCTGGAGGTGTTCATGCGCGACCGCTATTCGCGGACGGGCGATCGAGTGAGGCTGCTGGCCGCATGCCTCGCCGAGAACCTCGGCTACCGGCAGTGGATCTCTGCGGTACGCGCCTCGAGCATGGTCACGGTCTTCCTCAAGAGGGGTAGCTGGGGCGCGCAGCACCGAACGTCGCTGGAGTCGAGTCCGGGTCCCGGCTGA
- a CDS encoding HEAT repeat domain-containing protein, with protein sequence MSRPYGGGFGLFGLIAALTFVLIGSGIVVLFISFIQPSERETLRLMVTLTLLPGAAAFLLLLFQFGYHLYALGSKRSNRLERSRLEAWVAFAVDEGPLPPGDEISAAALARLRETTTGSYSQELARLYEESAFLLRDLNALKGRQHAAKSRALSRLGRIRSARAIPALQRLLASSSHAAAVEVLRTLARSLDNEETPPDAALAEFETACAQHQFSSGEIESALVLTGSKCPGLVRQLLQAGRYPTAAITVIGHRNLLELVPLLAPHLSSPDPEVRAAALRTVAKIELAPSGSRQQILSALGAGEAFVRAQAAKAAVTLPLDDARAPLTRALGDADWWVRRNAAASLAAFGPAGKAVLARVMVDHGDPFAREIARRAGR encoded by the coding sequence GTGTCGCGGCCATATGGCGGAGGCTTCGGCCTGTTCGGGCTCATCGCCGCGCTCACCTTCGTGCTCATCGGCAGTGGCATCGTCGTCCTGTTCATCTCCTTCATCCAACCGAGCGAGCGCGAAACCTTGAGGCTGATGGTCACGCTCACGCTGCTGCCGGGAGCGGCAGCGTTCCTGCTGTTGCTCTTCCAGTTCGGGTATCACCTCTACGCGCTCGGTTCGAAGCGAAGCAACCGACTCGAGCGTTCGCGGCTCGAAGCGTGGGTAGCCTTTGCGGTCGACGAGGGTCCGCTGCCGCCAGGTGACGAGATAAGCGCCGCGGCATTGGCACGACTGCGCGAGACCACGACCGGCAGCTATTCTCAGGAACTGGCGCGACTCTACGAGGAGAGCGCTTTCCTGCTTCGCGACTTGAACGCGCTCAAGGGACGGCAACATGCCGCGAAGTCTCGCGCGCTCTCCCGCCTCGGCCGGATCCGTTCGGCTCGGGCCATCCCGGCTCTCCAACGCCTCCTGGCCTCCTCGAGCCATGCGGCTGCCGTCGAGGTACTGCGAACCCTGGCTCGTAGCCTCGATAACGAGGAGACACCGCCGGACGCCGCGCTCGCTGAGTTCGAGACCGCCTGCGCCCAGCACCAGTTCTCGTCAGGCGAGATCGAGAGCGCGCTCGTCCTCACGGGCAGCAAGTGTCCTGGACTGGTCCGTCAGCTCCTGCAGGCCGGTCGTTACCCGACCGCTGCCATCACCGTCATCGGCCACCGCAATCTGCTCGAACTGGTTCCCTTGCTCGCGCCCCATCTGTCGAGTCCCGACCCTGAGGTGCGGGCAGCGGCCTTGAGAACGGTGGCCAAAATCGAGCTGGCGCCTTCGGGCAGTCGGCAACAGATCCTCTCTGCCCTCGGGGCCGGCGAGGCGTTCGTCAGGGCCCAGGCCGCGAAAGCTGCAGTGACGCTTCCTCTCGACGATGCGCGGGCCCCTCTCACACGTGCCCTCGGGGACGCCGACTGGTGGGTGAGGCGCAACGCAGCTGCGAGCCTGGCCGCGTTCGGGCCGGCGGGCAAGGCCGTCCTCGCCAGGGTGATGGTCGATCACGGCGATCCGTTCGCAAGGGAGATCGCCAGGCGGGCGGGCCGATGA
- a CDS encoding response regulator transcription factor, whose translation MNWLRTLRKQLLVSAEPALGPLPAYTTEFPDRLEPAGPGFGGQAGSVAELTNLPSVVEPQTEPAHVWVVDDDEAVLALLKSLFAREGYTVKTSSTLIEALEDMPDIACSALIVLDFNIPGGNGLDVLRELRTRSGAPVVMVSNIRRPELVAQAFELGADDFIEKPFDPRSLVVRARRLIE comes from the coding sequence GTGAACTGGTTACGCACGCTCAGGAAGCAACTCCTGGTTTCGGCAGAGCCGGCCCTGGGGCCACTGCCCGCCTATACGACCGAGTTCCCGGACCGGCTCGAGCCGGCAGGGCCCGGTTTCGGCGGTCAGGCTGGATCCGTCGCCGAGTTGACCAACTTGCCCAGCGTCGTGGAACCGCAGACTGAACCTGCACACGTCTGGGTCGTCGACGACGACGAAGCGGTGCTCGCGTTGCTCAAGAGCCTCTTCGCTCGCGAGGGCTACACGGTCAAGACCAGCTCCACGCTTATCGAGGCACTGGAAGACATGCCCGACATCGCCTGCAGCGCGCTCATAGTCCTCGACTTCAACATCCCCGGCGGCAACGGTCTCGACGTGCTGCGAGAGCTTCGTACCAGAAGCGGTGCTCCGGTCGTGATGGTGAGCAATATCAGGCGCCCCGAGCTGGTAGCGCAGGCGTTCGAGTTGGGCGCCGACGACTTCATCGAGAAGCCCTTCGACCCGCGCTCACTCGTGGTGCGGGCGCGCCGTCTGATCGAATAG
- a CDS encoding SDR family NAD(P)-dependent oxidoreductase, whose protein sequence is MSEHHDYRNLFDLSGRRAYVIGAASGIGGEAARGLAAFGAKVVAADLAVDGAGATAEAIRAAGGEATAAQVDLSDGDSVEALFAENGDPDVLVCTPAINVRKRLLDYTAEEFEKVVNLNLKGTFFAMRSAGKRMAKAGRGSIIVFSSIRSQVVEPGQGVYAATKAGALQMIRALAAELGPSGVRANAIAPGVVETPLTQQIKQQPEWYEAYAQKSALGRWSQPSELVGAVVYLASEASSFVTGSLLYVDGGWTAVDGRFTPPLP, encoded by the coding sequence ATGTCCGAACACCACGACTACCGCAACCTCTTCGATCTCAGCGGCAGGCGGGCCTACGTGATAGGGGCCGCCTCGGGTATCGGCGGGGAAGCCGCTCGCGGTCTGGCCGCCTTCGGCGCCAAGGTCGTAGCGGCCGACCTGGCAGTGGACGGGGCCGGAGCCACCGCGGAGGCGATCCGTGCCGCCGGCGGCGAGGCGACCGCTGCGCAGGTGGACCTCTCGGACGGCGACTCGGTCGAGGCGCTCTTCGCCGAGAACGGGGACCCCGACGTGCTCGTCTGCACGCCGGCGATCAACGTGCGGAAGCGACTGCTCGACTACACCGCGGAGGAGTTCGAGAAGGTCGTGAACCTCAATCTCAAGGGCACCTTCTTCGCGATGCGGTCGGCCGGCAAGCGGATGGCCAAGGCGGGTCGCGGCAGCATCATCGTCTTCTCCTCGATCCGCTCCCAGGTCGTGGAACCGGGCCAAGGCGTCTACGCTGCGACGAAAGCGGGAGCTCTCCAGATGATCAGGGCGCTCGCCGCCGAGCTGGGCCCCTCCGGAGTGCGGGCCAACGCCATCGCCCCCGGCGTGGTCGAGACCCCTCTTACCCAACAGATCAAGCAGCAGCCCGAATGGTACGAGGCTTATGCCCAGAAGAGCGCGCTAGGCCGCTGGTCGCAACCGAGCGAACTGGTGGGGGCTGTCGTCTATCTCGCCAGCGAGGCCTCATCATTCGTGACCGGGTCCCTCCTCTACGTCGACGGCGGCTGGACGGCGGTCGATGGCCGCTTCACCCCGCCGCTGCCCTGA
- a CDS encoding P1 family peptidase, producing the protein MKAGEHNAITDVPGIEVGHATDEKALTGTTVVLCREGAVAGVDVRGSAPGTRETDLLEPENLVQRVQAVVLSGGSAFGLEAATGVVRYLEEEGLGQPVGGGRVVPIVPAAVIYDLEVGDGDVRPSADAGYLAARQATRGPVEMGNVGAGTGARAGGLKGGVGSASAVLGGGIVVGALAVVNSLGRTHDPVTGELYGRVLELGGEFEDLSPARPIPPTGDEYADIFPADASLAGRNTTIGVVATSAILDKAQARKLAQVAHDGLARSIRPAHTLFDGDTIFALATGGHQISVPTELARLGAIVADVFSRAVVHAMLAAQGAAGLHSYREAYPGMFRKTRS; encoded by the coding sequence TTGAAGGCAGGCGAACACAACGCCATAACCGACGTACCCGGCATCGAGGTCGGGCACGCTACCGACGAGAAGGCGCTAACCGGCACGACCGTGGTGCTCTGTCGCGAGGGCGCCGTGGCGGGCGTGGATGTGCGTGGCTCGGCGCCCGGCACGCGCGAGACCGACCTGCTCGAACCCGAGAACCTGGTGCAGAGGGTGCAGGCGGTCGTCCTCTCGGGCGGTAGCGCTTTCGGGCTGGAGGCCGCGACCGGGGTGGTGCGCTACCTGGAGGAGGAGGGGCTCGGGCAGCCCGTCGGTGGCGGCAGGGTGGTCCCGATAGTTCCGGCGGCGGTCATCTACGACCTCGAAGTAGGAGACGGTGACGTCAGACCCAGCGCCGATGCCGGCTACCTCGCCGCCCGACAGGCAACGAGGGGACCGGTGGAGATGGGGAACGTCGGCGCCGGAACGGGCGCAAGAGCCGGGGGCCTCAAGGGAGGGGTGGGCAGCGCCAGCGCGGTCCTCGGTGGCGGGATCGTGGTAGGCGCCCTCGCCGTCGTCAACTCACTTGGCAGGACGCACGATCCGGTCACCGGCGAGCTTTACGGGCGAGTCCTCGAACTCGGCGGCGAGTTCGAAGACCTGTCTCCGGCCCGCCCCATCCCCCCGACCGGCGACGAGTACGCCGACATCTTCCCGGCCGACGCCTCGCTCGCGGGCCGCAACACGACCATCGGGGTCGTCGCCACGAGCGCCATACTCGACAAGGCCCAAGCGCGCAAACTCGCCCAGGTCGCGCACGACGGCCTGGCGAGGTCGATCAGGCCCGCCCACACCCTCTTCGACGGGGACACCATCTTCGCCCTGGCTACCGGCGGTCACCAGATTTCCGTCCCCACCGAGTTGGCGCGACTGGGCGCGATCGTCGCCGACGTCTTCTCCCGCGCGGTCGTTCACGCGATGCTGGCGGCCCAGGGGGCGGCCGGTCTGCACTCCTACCGGGAGGCGTACCCGGGGATGTTCAGGAAGACGCGGTCGTGA
- a CDS encoding M20 family metallopeptidase — MSRSTVDTRTLARRAAEAVDPERVVTLTRDLVRIRSVYEPGGSGSDETEAARFVEATLRQLGLEVRVEEAAPGRPNVIGDWQGAGFVSGESRTLMFEGHTDVVTEGDPSSWTHPPFEAHVENGRIYGRGSADMKAGVAAAIAATEAVARVAPDLAGRIRLGIVADEEGMMLGIKQFIANGWADGVDGAIVCEPEENELCLFQKGAMRVAVTFTGTMSHGAMPYAGVNPIPWLARFVDGIGRFEAAEQARLGEHPYLGLPWLTPTVVRAPRQGEQQLNVMPATAYLALDIRTVPGQDHSRIRQELDVLAGEVRAHDDRAKIEIELIEERPWTETPRDAPVVAALERAYRQVFGQEPIYGGVPGATDGTFLHSLAGVPIVTVGPGDRTIPHQRDEFVEIEEAVRSARLYAAAAVEFLLAD, encoded by the coding sequence GTGAGCCGTTCAACGGTGGATACGCGAACGCTGGCCCGGCGGGCGGCGGAGGCCGTAGACCCGGAGCGCGTGGTGACTCTCACCCGCGATCTGGTACGGATACGCAGCGTCTACGAACCGGGCGGTAGCGGGAGCGACGAGACCGAGGCGGCCCGGTTCGTCGAAGCGACGCTGCGGCAACTTGGCCTCGAGGTGCGGGTCGAGGAGGCGGCGCCGGGCAGGCCGAACGTCATCGGCGACTGGCAGGGCGCAGGTTTCGTCTCGGGCGAGAGCCGAACGCTCATGTTCGAGGGGCACACCGACGTCGTGACCGAAGGGGACCCGAGCAGTTGGACCCATCCGCCGTTCGAAGCGCACGTCGAGAACGGCAGGATCTACGGTCGTGGCAGCGCCGACATGAAGGCCGGGGTCGCCGCGGCGATCGCCGCCACGGAAGCGGTGGCGCGCGTAGCTCCTGATCTCGCGGGTCGCATCCGGCTGGGCATCGTCGCCGACGAAGAGGGGATGATGCTGGGCATCAAGCAGTTCATCGCCAACGGCTGGGCCGATGGCGTGGACGGGGCGATCGTATGCGAACCCGAGGAGAACGAACTCTGCCTGTTCCAGAAGGGAGCCATGCGCGTGGCCGTGACCTTCACCGGAACTATGTCGCACGGGGCGATGCCTTACGCAGGGGTCAACCCGATCCCCTGGCTGGCGCGGTTCGTCGACGGCATCGGACGATTCGAGGCGGCGGAACAGGCCCGGCTTGGCGAGCATCCCTACCTGGGGTTGCCCTGGCTCACCCCCACGGTCGTGCGGGCCCCGCGTCAGGGTGAGCAGCAGCTCAACGTGATGCCGGCGACCGCCTACCTGGCGCTCGACATCCGCACCGTACCGGGACAGGATCACTCGCGGATACGGCAGGAACTGGACGTTCTCGCCGGCGAGGTACGTGCCCACGATGACAGGGCGAAGATCGAGATCGAACTCATCGAGGAGCGTCCCTGGACCGAGACGCCGCGGGACGCCCCCGTCGTGGCGGCGCTCGAGCGCGCCTACCGCCAGGTGTTCGGCCAGGAGCCGATTTACGGCGGGGTGCCGGGCGCCACGGACGGCACCTTCCTGCACTCCCTGGCCGGCGTGCCGATAGTGACCGTCGGGCCCGGCGACCGGACCATCCCTCACCAGCGGGACGAGTTCGTCGAGATCGAGGAGGCGGTCCGCTCGGCCCGGCTCTATGCGGCCGCGGCCGTCGAGTTCCTGCTGGCGGACTAG
- a CDS encoding isoaspartyl peptidase/L-asparaginase gives MPDTTLIIHGGAGTVREEDRPAYLAGLKRARDVGYDLLSRGAGAVEAVIAAVMSMEDDPLAFNAGTGGSPTRDGRVECDAAIMASDGSSGAVAALTRARNPIAVADKVRTSTPHALFAGAGADALVDQPIDNELLLTPRTLAQLERWRRAEEGLPSGSATVGAVALDATGAIAAATSTGGTLGKWPGRVGDTPLIGAGTYAGPAVGVSCTGKGEAFIRAVTAKGLACRLEAGATMAEALRAALAEIAAQHAHGGLIAVSATGLMGVAFNSPHMAYALRSPAESDANVSLEAEVRIVGTRSGA, from the coding sequence TTGCCGGATACGACTCTGATCATCCACGGTGGCGCCGGTACAGTTCGGGAGGAGGACCGGCCGGCATACCTCGCCGGCCTGAAGCGCGCGCGGGACGTAGGGTACGACCTCCTCTCCAGAGGGGCGGGCGCGGTGGAGGCGGTCATCGCCGCCGTCATGTCGATGGAGGACGACCCGCTGGCTTTCAACGCCGGTACGGGTGGCTCGCCGACGAGGGACGGCCGGGTGGAGTGCGACGCGGCGATCATGGCCAGTGACGGCAGCAGCGGAGCTGTTGCTGCACTCACGCGAGCCCGCAACCCCATCGCTGTCGCCGACAAGGTCCGAACCTCGACGCCACACGCCCTTTTCGCCGGCGCGGGAGCCGACGCTCTGGTGGACCAGCCGATCGACAACGAACTGCTCCTGACGCCACGTACGCTCGCCCAACTGGAGAGGTGGCGGCGTGCGGAAGAAGGGCTGCCAAGCGGTTCGGCTACGGTAGGCGCCGTTGCTCTGGACGCGACGGGCGCGATCGCCGCCGCTACCAGCACCGGCGGGACCCTGGGAAAGTGGCCCGGCCGGGTAGGCGACACTCCCCTCATCGGCGCAGGAACCTACGCGGGCCCTGCCGTCGGCGTCTCGTGCACGGGCAAAGGTGAGGCCTTCATCCGCGCCGTCACCGCCAAGGGCCTGGCCTGCCGGCTGGAGGCGGGAGCGACGATGGCCGAGGCGCTGCGCGCGGCGCTCGCCGAGATCGCCGCGCAGCATGCTCACGGCGGATTGATAGCGGTGAGCGCGACCGGCCTCATGGGCGTCGCTTTCAACTCGCCGCACATGGCCTACGCTTTGCGTTCCCCGGCCGAGTCCGACGCCAACGTTTCCCTGGAGGCCGAAGTCCGGATCGTCGGCACTCGTTCGGGGGCCTAG
- a CDS encoding ABC transporter substrate-binding protein, translating into MARIIPALLLALTLALSAAQETPEPVYGGQAVVAITAEPPGWDPTVSTSQEIARVMYHNVYEGLVRIDSEGQIVPALAESWEVSEDGLSLSFTLREGVLFHDGSEFGADDVVAKFERAMDPDSGHTHPEYYEAIDEVTADGNRVVFRLSRPSSALLYNLARPDSIIYPAGTSESQRSNPIGTGPFRFVEWVPGSEVRLERFDDYYIDGVPYLDAVTFRIIGDPNARFAALQAGDIDMIGVALSPESALLAEADPNLKVTQGANTTEITMALNNTREPLNDPLVRQAITHAIDKEAIVEGANFGFGTVIGTHATPVEPYWIEVEPYPYDPERARDLLEQAGFEEGELTLSFELPEPYNIERTAGQVIAQQLTEAGIDVEVSIVEWGTWLERIFLGGDYDMTIIGHSEPRDINVYGNPDYYYHYDNPEVRELLEQAELATSQEEAMEHYREIARIIAEDAVNVWTFNPAYLVAAQRDLYGYWENQPTVAIDMTEAFVAR; encoded by the coding sequence ATGGCTCGCATCATCCCAGCACTGCTCTTAGCACTCACCCTGGCCCTGTCCGCGGCCCAGGAAACACCGGAACCGGTCTACGGCGGCCAGGCGGTCGTCGCCATCACCGCCGAGCCGCCCGGCTGGGACCCGACCGTGTCGACCTCGCAGGAGATCGCGCGGGTGATGTACCACAACGTCTACGAAGGGTTGGTGCGGATCGACAGTGAAGGGCAGATCGTCCCTGCCCTGGCCGAGTCGTGGGAGGTCTCCGAGGACGGCCTCAGCCTCTCGTTCACCCTTCGGGAAGGGGTGCTGTTCCACGACGGCAGTGAGTTCGGCGCAGACGATGTGGTGGCCAAGTTCGAACGTGCCATGGACCCGGACTCGGGCCACACCCACCCGGAGTACTACGAAGCGATCGACGAGGTCACGGCCGACGGCAACCGCGTCGTCTTCCGCCTCTCGCGTCCCAGCTCGGCGCTCCTCTACAATCTCGCGCGTCCGGACTCGATCATCTACCCGGCAGGAACCAGCGAGAGCCAGCGCAGCAACCCGATAGGCACTGGCCCCTTCCGCTTCGTGGAGTGGGTGCCGGGCAGCGAGGTACGCCTGGAGCGCTTCGACGATTACTACATAGACGGCGTTCCCTACCTCGATGCGGTGACCTTCCGCATCATCGGCGACCCCAACGCCCGCTTCGCCGCGCTACAGGCCGGCGACATCGATATGATCGGGGTGGCCCTGAGCCCCGAATCGGCTCTGCTGGCCGAAGCCGATCCGAACCTCAAGGTCACCCAGGGCGCCAACACCACCGAGATCACCATGGCGCTCAACAACACCCGCGAACCGCTGAACGATCCGCTGGTGCGGCAGGCGATAACCCACGCCATCGACAAGGAGGCGATCGTCGAGGGCGCCAACTTCGGTTTCGGCACAGTCATCGGCACCCACGCGACGCCGGTCGAGCCCTACTGGATCGAGGTCGAGCCGTACCCGTACGATCCCGAACGGGCCCGGGACCTGTTGGAGCAGGCCGGCTTCGAAGAGGGCGAACTTACCCTCAGCTTCGAACTGCCCGAGCCGTACAACATCGAGCGGACAGCGGGACAGGTGATCGCCCAGCAGCTCACCGAAGCGGGCATCGATGTCGAAGTGAGCATCGTCGAGTGGGGCACCTGGCTGGAACGGATCTTCCTGGGCGGGGATTACGACATGACCATCATCGGCCACAGCGAGCCGCGTGACATCAACGTCTACGGCAACCCCGACTACTACTACCACTACGACAATCCGGAGGTTCGCGAGCTGCTCGAGCAGGCCGAACTGGCAACCAGCCAGGAGGAAGCGATGGAGCACTACCGCGAGATCGCTCGCATCATCGCAGAGGATGCCGTCAACGTCTGGACCTTCAATCCCGCCTACCTGGTCGCCGCGCAGCGGGACCTGTACGGCTACTGGGAGAACCAGCCCACTGTAGCCATCGACATGACCGAAGCCTTCGTGGCCCGTTAG
- a CDS encoding ABC transporter permease yields MLSYLVRRLASALSSIFLAAVLVFAALLAIPGDPAEIILGLNASPEAAAALRHQLGLDVPPVPRFISWIGGVVKGDFGDSLNYRRPVSQLLVGRLQVSVPLALAAMLIACLIALPLGILAALRQGSWLDPLIVSFAQIGAAIPSFWLGLMLILLFSVELGWLPAGGYTPWERSPAGALRSLILPAIALGLGQAAVITRMTRASMLEVLRLDYVRTASAKGLPRRRVILVHTLRNALVTIVTIIGLSMAQLLVGAIVIEQVFSLPGLGRLALTAIGARDYPLLQAEVLLYATAIVGLSFMVDVLYGLLDPRIRYS; encoded by the coding sequence ATGCTGTCCTATCTCGTTCGCCGGCTCGCCTCGGCACTATCGAGCATCTTCCTCGCGGCGGTCCTGGTGTTCGCCGCCCTGCTGGCCATCCCCGGCGATCCGGCCGAGATCATCCTCGGCCTGAACGCCAGCCCTGAAGCGGCGGCCGCCCTGCGCCACCAGCTGGGCCTCGACGTGCCGCCGGTGCCCCGCTTCATCTCGTGGATCGGCGGGGTGGTGAAGGGCGACTTCGGCGACTCCCTCAACTACCGCCGCCCGGTAAGCCAGCTCCTCGTCGGCAGGTTACAGGTCTCGGTGCCGCTGGCGCTGGCTGCGATGCTCATCGCCTGCCTCATCGCCCTGCCGCTGGGCATCCTGGCAGCGCTCCGCCAGGGCAGCTGGCTCGACCCGCTCATCGTCAGCTTCGCCCAGATCGGCGCGGCGATACCCTCCTTCTGGCTGGGGCTGATGCTGATACTCCTCTTCAGCGTGGAGCTCGGCTGGTTGCCGGCTGGCGGCTACACGCCGTGGGAGCGGAGTCCGGCTGGCGCGTTGCGCAGCCTCATCCTCCCCGCCATCGCCCTGGGCCTGGGCCAGGCGGCCGTCATCACCCGCATGACCCGAGCCTCGATGCTGGAGGTGCTGCGCCTGGACTACGTGCGCACCGCCAGCGCCAAGGGATTGCCCAGGCGGAGGGTCATCCTCGTCCACACCCTCCGCAACGCCCTGGTCACGATCGTGACGATCATCGGGCTAAGCATGGCCCAGTTGCTCGTGGGAGCGATCGTCATCGAGCAGGTGTTCTCCCTGCCGGGACTCGGCAGGCTTGCGCTCACCGCCATCGGCGCCCGCGACTACCCACTGCTCCAGGCGGAGGTGCTGCTTTACGCGACGGCCATCGTGGGCCTAAGCTTCATGGTCGACGTGCTCTACGGGTTGCTCGACCCGCGCATCAGGTACTCCTGA
- a CDS encoding ABC transporter permease, whose amino-acid sequence MTDLSEGRAKGLAARAAGAFRGRLNLTLGTVLIGLVVLAALGSFFWLPYDPNDIDFTVRLAPPSAEHLLGTDQFGRDLLSRLMVGARATLYVGMIAVGIALALGSLLGALGGFLGGLVDEALMRIVDVLYAFPPILMAILLAAIYEPGTLTAMVAIGIATVPVFARLMRSSVLSLKERDFVEAGRALGASGGRILWRHILPSALSPILVQMSLSLAIAVLAEAALSFLGLGTPPRVPSWGNMLREAQSFMPLSPYPALVPGLAIVVTVLGWSLLGDGLRDATDPQSRR is encoded by the coding sequence ATGACTGATCTCTCCGAAGGGCGCGCCAAAGGGCTCGCGGCCCGCGCTGCCGGCGCTTTCCGCGGCCGGCTGAATCTCACGCTGGGTACCGTTCTCATCGGGCTCGTCGTCCTGGCAGCGCTGGGGTCGTTCTTCTGGCTGCCGTACGACCCGAACGACATCGATTTCACCGTGCGCCTCGCGCCGCCTTCGGCCGAACATCTGCTGGGCACCGACCAGTTCGGCAGGGACCTGCTGAGCCGGCTGATGGTGGGCGCCCGGGCGACGCTCTACGTGGGGATGATCGCCGTGGGGATTGCCCTCGCTCTCGGTTCACTCCTGGGGGCGTTGGGAGGTTTCCTGGGTGGTCTCGTCGACGAGGCCCTGATGCGGATCGTCGACGTCCTCTACGCCTTCCCGCCCATCCTCATGGCGATCCTGCTGGCAGCCATATACGAGCCGGGCACGCTCACGGCGATGGTGGCTATCGGCATCGCCACCGTCCCGGTCTTCGCGAGGCTCATGAGGTCGTCGGTACTCAGCCTCAAGGAGCGCGACTTCGTGGAGGCGGGGCGGGCGCTGGGTGCGAGCGGCGGCAGGATCCTCTGGCGCCACATCCTGCCGAGCGCCCTCTCGCCGATCCTCGTACAGATGAGCCTCAGCCTGGCCATCGCCGTACTCGCCGAGGCGGCACTCAGCTTCCTGGGCCTCGGAACGCCGCCGCGTGTGCCGAGCTGGGGCAACATGCTGCGCGAAGCTCAGAGTTTCATGCCTCTGAGCCCCTATCCGGCTCTCGTTCCCGGCCTCGCGATCGTGGTGACGGTCCTCGGTTGGAGCCTCTTGGGCGACGGTCTGCGGGACGCTACCGATCCCCAGTCGAGGCGGTAG